CCGGTGGCGTCGATTCGCTTGCCCGAAATCCGGTACGTGCCCGCGCCCATGACGGAATTACCGCGTGGATTGGAGGCGGTGATCTTTTCCTCGGTGATCTCCAGGCGGATGTCGCCATGCCGTGAGCCATCGCTGTCGGCCATGTAGCCGTCCCAAGTGCCGAGCAGTTGCTTCTTCACGTCGTCCTTGCCCGCGCTCTTTTCGTCCGCTTTCGCGGCGGTGGCCTTCGGGGCGGCTTCCGCCTGCTCTTTGACGAAAGTCTGATCAGCCTCGCTCAAGCGTGCCAACGGTAGCTGGACGGTGGAACCGTTGGCACTGCGGATCACCACGGCGTTGTCGAGAACCTTCACAAACTCACCTTCCATGGTACGGCCCGTCTGGGCCTCGGTCCAGGTTCGGGCCTGAAGGGTGGATATGACGCAGAAGACGAGGCAGACGTGCAGGAGGTTGGTTTTCGTTTTCATAGAGATGATGAAACCGCATTGCGGAGGATCAGTCGTTCACAGTTCTTCAAAACGCACGCGGAAGAAGCGGTCCGGGCTGCCGAGCGAGGCGGTGATGGTACGGGTGGTGTCAGCGGCGGGATAGAAGGGCAGATTGCCCGGCGCATC
Above is a genomic segment from Prosthecobacter sp. containing:
- a CDS encoding SHD1 domain-containing protein codes for the protein MKTKTNLLHVCLVFCVISTLQARTWTEAQTGRTMEGEFVKVLDNAVVIRSANGSTVQLPLARLSEADQTFVKEQAEAAPKATAAKADEKSAGKDDVKKQLLGTWDGYMADSDGSRHGDIRLEITEEKITASNPRGNSVMGAGTYRISGKRIDATGTEGQFAGKKYEGIFDLDSKTLKWCSANDNPNSNRPSKLQTNTQAGQFLMVLEKK